A single Dunckerocampus dactyliophorus isolate RoL2022-P2 chromosome 2, RoL_Ddac_1.1, whole genome shotgun sequence DNA region contains:
- the vps4b gene encoding vacuolar protein sorting-associated protein 4B isoform X1: MEPTNLQKAIAVAQKAAQEDQAGNYEEAIRSYKHAVKYFLHILNREPQGKDGNQKIRDKCKEYLDRAEELQEYLVYKEKAIDLASKAAQEDKAQNYDEALRMYQAAVQYFLHVVKYEAQGDKAKQSIRAKCAEYLDRAEKLKEYLKKKEKAHPAKPVKESQSDDKGNESDDGDDPEKKKMQNQLSGAIVMEKPNIKWDDVAGLEGAKEALKEAVILPIKFPHLFTGKRTPWRGILLFGPPGTGKSYLAKAVATEANNSTFLSVSSADLVSKWLGESEKLVKNLFALAREHKPSIIFIDEIDSLCGSRSENESEAARRIKTEFLVQMQGVGNDNEGVLVLGATNIPWTLDSAIRRRFEKRIYIPLPEEHARSFMFKLHLGSTPNSLTESDFITLGKKTDGYSGADVSIIVRDALMQPVRKVQAATHFKRVNGPSRADPKIVVHDLLTPCSPGDPSAIEMTWMDVPGEKLMEPVVCMSDMLRSLSNTKPTVNEQDLEKLKKFTEDFGQEG, from the exons ATGGAGCCCACCAATCTACAG AAAGCTATAGCTGTGGCACAGAAGGCCGCACAGGAAGACCAGGCAGGCAACTATGAGGAGGCCATTCGCTCTTACAAACACGCTGTCAAgtactttttacacattttaaatc GTGAGCCCCAGGGTAAAGATGGCAATCAGAAAATCAGAGACAAATGTAAGGAGTACCTGGACCGAGCGGAAGAACTACAGGAGTACCTAGTGTATAAAGAG AAAGCCATTGATCTCGCCAGCAAGGCGGCTCAAGAGGATAAAGCGCAGAACTACGATGAGGCCCTGCGAATGTACCAGGCCGCCGTCCAGTACTTCCTCCATGTGGTTAAAT ACGAAGCACAAGGTGACAAAGCGAAACAAAGCATCCGAGCTAAATGTGCCGAATATTTGGACAGGGCAGAGAAGCTGAAAGAGTAtctcaagaagaaggagaaggctCATCCGGCTAAACCCGTCAAAGAGTCACAATCTGATGACAAAGG GAATGAAAGTGACGATGGTGATGATccggaaaaaaagaaaatgcagaaTCAACTGTCAG GTGCAATTGTAATGGAGAAACCAAACATCAAGTGGGATGATGTTGCTGGGTTAGAAGGGGCCAAGGAGGCCCTGAAAGAAGCTGTGATCCTTCCAATCAAATTTCCCCACCTATTTACAG GAAAGAGAACTCCATGGAGGGGGATCCTACTCTTTGGACCTCCAGGAACAGGAAAGTCATATTTGGCTAAAGCTGTCGCCACAGAGGCAAACAATTCAACCTTCCTGTCTGTCTCCTCGGCTGATCTCGTGTCCAAATGGTTGGGAGAGAGTGAAAA GTTGGTCAAAAATCTGTTTGCCCTGGCGAGGGAACACAAGCCCTCCATCATCTTCATCGATGAGATTGACTCACTGTGTGGCTCAAGAAGTGAGAATGAGAGCGAGGCGGCACGTCGTATCAAGACAGAGTTTCTGGTGCAGATGCAAG GTGTTGGAAATGATAATGAAGGTGTGCTGGTGCTTGGCGCAACAAATATTCCATGGACCCTAGACTCTGCCATCAGAAGAAG ATTTGAGAAAAGGATCTACATTCCGCTGCCGGAAGAACATGCACGCTCCTTCATGTTCAAGCTCCACCTGGGTTCCACCCCCAACAGTCTCACTGAATCTGATTTTATCACACTGGGCAAGAAAACAGACGGCTACTCGGGCGCCGATGTTAGTATCATCGTGAGAGATGCTCTAATGCAGCCAGTTAGGAAGGTCCAGGCAGCCACTCACTTTAAAAGG GTGAATGGGCCATCGAGAGCCGATCCCAAAATTGTTGTACACGACCTCTTGACTCCTTGTTCACCCGGCGACCCCAGTGCTATTGAAATGACATGGATGGATGTCCCTGGAGAAAAGCTAATGGAACCTGTAGTTTGCATG TCTGACATGCTGAGGTCTCTGTCCAACACCAAGCCGACTGTCAATGAACAAGATct
- the vps4b gene encoding vacuolar protein sorting-associated protein 4B isoform X2, which yields MATNNNLQKAIDLASKAAQEDKAQNYDEALRMYQAAVQYFLHVVKYEAQGDKAKQSIRAKCAEYLDRAEKLKEYLKKKEKAHPAKPVKESQSDDKGNESDDGDDPEKKKMQNQLSGAIVMEKPNIKWDDVAGLEGAKEALKEAVILPIKFPHLFTGKRTPWRGILLFGPPGTGKSYLAKAVATEANNSTFLSVSSADLVSKWLGESEKLVKNLFALAREHKPSIIFIDEIDSLCGSRSENESEAARRIKTEFLVQMQGVGNDNEGVLVLGATNIPWTLDSAIRRRFEKRIYIPLPEEHARSFMFKLHLGSTPNSLTESDFITLGKKTDGYSGADVSIIVRDALMQPVRKVQAATHFKRVNGPSRADPKIVVHDLLTPCSPGDPSAIEMTWMDVPGEKLMEPVVCMSDMLRSLSNTKPTVNEQDLEKLKKFTEDFGQEG from the exons ATGGCTACCAACAATAATTTACAG AAAGCCATTGATCTCGCCAGCAAGGCGGCTCAAGAGGATAAAGCGCAGAACTACGATGAGGCCCTGCGAATGTACCAGGCCGCCGTCCAGTACTTCCTCCATGTGGTTAAAT ACGAAGCACAAGGTGACAAAGCGAAACAAAGCATCCGAGCTAAATGTGCCGAATATTTGGACAGGGCAGAGAAGCTGAAAGAGTAtctcaagaagaaggagaaggctCATCCGGCTAAACCCGTCAAAGAGTCACAATCTGATGACAAAGG GAATGAAAGTGACGATGGTGATGATccggaaaaaaagaaaatgcagaaTCAACTGTCAG GTGCAATTGTAATGGAGAAACCAAACATCAAGTGGGATGATGTTGCTGGGTTAGAAGGGGCCAAGGAGGCCCTGAAAGAAGCTGTGATCCTTCCAATCAAATTTCCCCACCTATTTACAG GAAAGAGAACTCCATGGAGGGGGATCCTACTCTTTGGACCTCCAGGAACAGGAAAGTCATATTTGGCTAAAGCTGTCGCCACAGAGGCAAACAATTCAACCTTCCTGTCTGTCTCCTCGGCTGATCTCGTGTCCAAATGGTTGGGAGAGAGTGAAAA GTTGGTCAAAAATCTGTTTGCCCTGGCGAGGGAACACAAGCCCTCCATCATCTTCATCGATGAGATTGACTCACTGTGTGGCTCAAGAAGTGAGAATGAGAGCGAGGCGGCACGTCGTATCAAGACAGAGTTTCTGGTGCAGATGCAAG GTGTTGGAAATGATAATGAAGGTGTGCTGGTGCTTGGCGCAACAAATATTCCATGGACCCTAGACTCTGCCATCAGAAGAAG ATTTGAGAAAAGGATCTACATTCCGCTGCCGGAAGAACATGCACGCTCCTTCATGTTCAAGCTCCACCTGGGTTCCACCCCCAACAGTCTCACTGAATCTGATTTTATCACACTGGGCAAGAAAACAGACGGCTACTCGGGCGCCGATGTTAGTATCATCGTGAGAGATGCTCTAATGCAGCCAGTTAGGAAGGTCCAGGCAGCCACTCACTTTAAAAGG GTGAATGGGCCATCGAGAGCCGATCCCAAAATTGTTGTACACGACCTCTTGACTCCTTGTTCACCCGGCGACCCCAGTGCTATTGAAATGACATGGATGGATGTCCCTGGAGAAAAGCTAATGGAACCTGTAGTTTGCATG TCTGACATGCTGAGGTCTCTGTCCAACACCAAGCCGACTGTCAATGAACAAGATct